The nucleotide sequence GCCGGAAACCTACCCGGTTGGCGCAAGAGTCAGCGGCAAGGTTGTTTCCATCACCGACTACGGCGCCTTTGTTGAGCTGGAAGAAGGCGTAGAAGGGCTTGTCCATATCTCTGAGATGAGCTGGTCCAAGAAGCCGCGTCATCCCTCCAAGATTGTCAGCGTTGGTTCTGAAATCGATGTCCAGGTCCTGAAGGTAGAGGCAGAGACCAAGCGTATCTCTCTGGGCATGAAACAGCTGCAGCCTAACCCCTGGGATTTGGTGGAAGAGAGCTACCCCATCGGCGCGGTTATTGAAGGAAAGATTAAGAACATTACTGACTTTGGTGTGTTTATCGGTATCGAAGAGGGAATAGACGGTCTGATTCACGTTTCTGACCTCTCCTGGACCGAGCGGATTAAGCATCCTTCTGAGAAGTACGCAAAAGGGGAAGCTATCCAGGCCGTTGTCCTGAAGATTGATAAAGAGAACGAACGATTCTCCCTTGGGGTGAAACAGCTGGAGCCAGATCCTTGGCAGGCAGCGGTGAGCAATTATCCTACCGGGAGTCTGGTTGAAGGAAAGATCACCAATATAACTGACTTCGGCGTTTTTGTTCAGCTTGAAGAGGGTATTGAGGGATTGGTCCATGTTTCTGAAATCAGCCGGGAGAAGATCAAAACCCCTGTTGGCATGTTCAATGTAGGGGATATGCTGAAAACAGCAGTTATTAATGTCTCTGCTGCTGACCGTAAAATCGGTCTTTCCCTCAAGGCTTTGGAAGGGGACGATGCTGAAGAGGGTGGAGAGAACGCAGGCGCTGAGGACACTGCCCAGAAGCAGCAGGCAGCGACCAAGGCCAGCTCAGGGCCTTCAACCTTTGGCGACCTGTTGAAGGCCGCTGCCAGCGCAGAGGAAGAGGAGTCTTCTGACAAATAGCTCTTTCTTTGTGAGCGGCCCAACCTTAAGGGTATGATTTCTTGTCGCTGTATTTCGCAGGAGGTCGTACCCTTTCCTGTTGGTGCAACAGAGGCACTGTTTGGAACAGTGCGATGACGAATTATGATCAATTACAGATTTATTTAAAAGGGACTCAACATGCTCAAGCGTGAATTGGTAAGTGAAGTTACTGAGCAGTTAGGCGGCTACTATAAACAGGATGTAGCGCAGGCTGTCGATATTATATTAGAAAATATAACACAAGCCCTGACGGAAGGACGGCGGGTTGAAATTCGGGGATTCGGCAGTTTTTCAGTGAGAACGCGTAAGCCGCGCACAACGAAAAATCCAAAGACCGGCAAGATGATGGATATTCCGGCGAGAAAAACGCTGCATTTCACGATGAGTAAGTCACTCAAGGAAGTTCTTATTGAGGAGTAAGAAGAAAGCGCCCTTGCAATATCCTGTAATCGCGTTTGCTTTGTAAAGCCGATCAATCTTGGCAGAGGTCAAGATTGATCGGCTTTTTTTATGCTTCTAGGAGGAGCGTTATTGGAAGAACCCCCTTTTGCCTCAGCTTGAGATCGTGTTGAGCAGTCTTGAAAAGCCCTTTCCTGTTTTCATCCTTGCAGAAGGAGATTCCTGCCGCCGAGAAAAAGAACCCAAATCACGACAGTCAGCCAGTGGATTATGATCGGTACCCAAAGAGATTGGGAAGAGATGTATGACAGGCTACATGCCATGCCCAGGCAGAAGACGATAACAAGAAAATATGGGTCGCAAAAGAATACCTGGGCTCCAGGATTGATCGTCAAGGCGTTGAGGGGATGCCAGAGGGTGAACAGGGTCGCGCTGAGCAGGGTGAACAGTAGGATAGTCTGTTTCCCCCTTTGCCGGGTATTGAGCGGGATAATAAGACCACGGAAAAAAGATTCTTCCAAGAGGGCAGGGAAGAGGAAGAGGGAAAACAAAGCGATACAGGCCGTCTTCCCGTCGACTATCTGAAAGGAGAAGAGGTTACCAGCATTGCCAACGGCCAAGGCGATGAGAGCAAAGAGGAGTATGAGCGCGAAGGACGTCTTTACTTCTTTGCGTGGAGAGATCCTGTACCCTTTCGTGAGATTGTTCTTGAGGTAGTTGAGCATAGTCATCGTCCCCAGCCGTTTCCCAGGAAAAGGGGGTTAAAAATGAAGGAACCAACGCAGGTAGCAGCGATTCCCGGCCTCAGGGAATGCCGCGCTCTCATCGCCAGTGGCAATGAATCCGCCCGCACTGAGGGTCATCTCATCACTGAGGCTGTAGGAAACAGAGGGCGCAATAAGGACGGAGTTGTCCTCAAGGTCGGTGAGGAGCAGGAGCTGGTAGGTCCAGAGCATGCCAGATTGAAAGCTCCATTGGATGGCCAGCTGGTCAGTCATATTTTGATCAGAAAAGCGATACTCACCAAGCAGGGTAAGAGAATGAGCAAAACCATATTCTGCCCCGAGGATAAACTCGGTAAAGACCTCTCCTGTCTCCTGGTTATGCAGTCGTCCGCCTTCGCTACGCAGTTCAATGTCAGTTCCAGGCAGACGTCCTTCCAGTTCCCAGCCGATAATATCCAGTGAGGTATCGGCCCCCCAGGACCAGTTTCGGTCATTGCCGTTATCTTGAAGGACGATGAGTCCTATATCTGCATATTCCAGATATCCTTTGAGGCGGATCGCTGCCTTGCCGTCTGCGATGGTGAGGTCCAGGTTGGACAGCTCGCTTAAGGCGTACTCATAACGGATTGCATCGGTGCCGCTTCGCTCGTCGGTCTCGACCGCTTGGACATCAACAGGGTTAAAGACATCAATGGGATTCCAGATACGTCCCACGCCTAGAGGAATGCGTTGTTTACCAATGGACCAGAAATGGCGTTCGCCCTGGTATTGGCCATAGGCCCGATAGAGCGAGAGCTCGTTGTCCAGCTCGTTCGGAGAGGTCGTGTAGCTGGTTTCATTATCCACGATCAGGGTGGCCGCGAGGTTGCTGTACTGTTCATGACTCAGGGAAAGCTCTGCGCGGATGCGGTTATAGTCTGTGCTCAGATGGGCGCGATCATAGCCTGCGATGTTGGTGTTTTCCAGGGCCAGTTCCGGGCTGATACTCAGGACCCCGGCCAGCAGGAGTTCAGGAATTCCGCTCATTGGCGATCACCTTGCCGTCCTGGAGAATCACAGAGTGCCTGGCCTTGTCAATCACCAGGGGGTCATGGGAGGAAAAGATGATGGTCACGCCTTCGTCTTCGTTGAGTCGCTGCATCATTTCCATCAGTGAGGTGGCAGTGGTGGAATCTAAGTTGGCAGTGGGTTCGTCGGCCAGGATTAATTTGGGCGTTGCGGCCACAGCCCTGGCCACGGCAACCCGCTGTTGCTGTCCCCCGCTCATCTGCGATGGCAGTTTGTCGAGCAGGCTGTCAATGGCCAGTTTTTCTGCAACCTCAATGGTGCGCCGGTCGCATTCTTCCTGTTTACGCCCTTGGAGTTTCATGACGTATTCAATATTTTCCCGGGCAGTTAAAACCGGAATCAGGTTGTAGGCCTGGAAGACAAAGCCGATCTGGTCCCGCCGTACCTGCGAAAGATCGGCCTGGGACAGACCTGTAATGTGTTGGCCGTCAAGGGTTACCTTGCCACTGGTCGGGCTATCTAGGCCGCCGATGATATTGAGGAGGGTTGTTTTGCCACTGCCCGACGGCCCGGAGAGGACCGCGAGGTCGCCCTGTTCAACGGTAAGGTTAATATCATGAAGGGCCTGGACGCGTATCTCTTTGCTGGGGTGAAAGGTCTTATTAATCCTCATTATGCGGAGAAAGTCGGTCATTGTGGATTGAGAAGGTTATGGTGGCTGTCTGGAAAGGAAGCTTGTTTCGTTCTCCCTTTCTGGCTCGAATATGCGGAGTCGATCTCCGAATTGTTTATGGGCGTATTACGGAAGAGTTGTTGCGACACAGAGTAGCATACCCCTCTTGTGGAGGGATTTCAATATTTGCGGGAGGCGGTGGCAAGAAGTTTGTCAGGACTCAGCTGGAGAAGGCTTTGTTGTTTGATTTGCTCTTGCATTGGACGGCGCCACATTGTACTTTTAAGGCATTGTCTATACAATATAAAGGAGGTTCCTGTGGAAAAAGAGTCTGTTCGTCGTCAGCAAGAAGACGATGATAATAATAACTTAGTTGCAAGACATATTCGTTTTCAGCCGGTGTATGCAGAATTGATTGATCGAGCCTGTGCTGATTTAAAGTTGACCCAAAGAGAGTTGCTTGAGGAATGCCTGAAAAGATCCTTGGGGGATCCAAGTGGCATTTTTGATGATTAATCAGCTCGCCTGATTCGGTCTCTCCTGTTTTTTTATTTTTACCTTCCAAATAGCGTGTTGTTCGTTGGTAAGAAAAGACCTTGGTTTGTTGCATGCCCGGATGCCTG is from Candidatus Electrothrix sp. GW3-4 and encodes:
- a CDS encoding HU family DNA-binding protein; protein product: MLKRELVSEVTEQLGGYYKQDVAQAVDIILENITQALTEGRRVEIRGFGSFSVRTRKPRTTKNPKTGKMMDIPARKTLHFTMSKSLKEVLIEE
- a CDS encoding 30S ribosomal protein S1 encodes the protein MTDSGTQPATAAEENGMEDISFAELFEQEDNNTVINVQEVAIGTVVDLNSDAVLIDVGDKAESYIAIGEFRREDPDREIKIGDQFEVFIEKRKEEGGLLLSREKAIAIKVWEQIATIQEEDGTIEGRIDNRVKGGMSVDIGVPAFLPYSQIDLRPVKDLDALIGETFEFKILKFNRKRNNVVISRRAILEEQRSQLREQMRATLEEGQTIRGAITNITDYGLFIDLGGMDGLCHITDLSWGRVSHPSKLYTVGEEIEVKVLKYDQDSDRVSLGVKQLKSDPWEMVPETYPVGARVSGKVVSITDYGAFVELEEGVEGLVHISEMSWSKKPRHPSKIVSVGSEIDVQVLKVEAETKRISLGMKQLQPNPWDLVEESYPIGAVIEGKIKNITDFGVFIGIEEGIDGLIHVSDLSWTERIKHPSEKYAKGEAIQAVVLKIDKENERFSLGVKQLEPDPWQAAVSNYPTGSLVEGKITNITDFGVFVQLEEGIEGLVHVSEISREKIKTPVGMFNVGDMLKTAVINVSAADRKIGLSLKALEGDDAEEGGENAGAEDTAQKQQAATKASSGPSTFGDLLKAAASAEEEESSDK
- a CDS encoding ABC transporter ATP-binding protein — its product is MTDFLRIMRINKTFHPSKEIRVQALHDINLTVEQGDLAVLSGPSGSGKTTLLNIIGGLDSPTSGKVTLDGQHITGLSQADLSQVRRDQIGFVFQAYNLIPVLTARENIEYVMKLQGRKQEECDRRTIEVAEKLAIDSLLDKLPSQMSGGQQQRVAVARAVAATPKLILADEPTANLDSTTATSLMEMMQRLNEDEGVTIIFSSHDPLVIDKARHSVILQDGKVIANERNS
- a CDS encoding CPBP family glutamic-type intramembrane protease, with translation MLNYLKNNLTKGYRISPRKEVKTSFALILLFALIALAVGNAGNLFSFQIVDGKTACIALFSLFLFPALLEESFFRGLIIPLNTRQRGKQTILLFTLLSATLFTLWHPLNALTINPGAQVFFCDPYFLVIVFCLGMACSLSYISSQSLWVPIIIHWLTVVIWVLFLGGRNLLLQG